The Paraflavitalea devenefica genome contains a region encoding:
- a CDS encoding M14-type cytosolic carboxypeptidase, whose protein sequence is MIKQFLLSFLILPSCIAIGQELKVATNFESGSARVLSLDQQTQTIRITPAGDPKRGIPNWWYVRIDGINTTIPLVLEVEVREDLIPDELTGQGKKTSPGWTWPAQAALSLDGKTWKQTAEGQKINNRMVYQVQPATGTLWLAWGPPFTPTDALNFVNRISQTYSFAKAFILGRSLEGRQVPALQIAEGSKPADQRPAIWISARHHAWECGGSWVGTGLAEWLVSDNQQARWLRQHAEIFVVPLLDVDHVATGDGGKHGEPQDHNLDWSDQPHWPEVAAAQKRILALANEGRMNIFLDLHNPAPGNKQQTAYVIEKAYMPEKADPRKLRFVDLMIEEFGGLKQNPARPPAENPALFHRVSVPWVLEHSNSNTIAFCIETPWNTPSGTPEGYGIVGQKLGSAVEKLLREEAEKQP, encoded by the coding sequence ATGATCAAACAATTCCTCCTGTCCTTTCTCATTTTGCCATCCTGCATTGCCATTGGCCAGGAACTGAAAGTGGCCACCAACTTTGAAAGCGGCTCGGCGCGTGTACTGTCTCTCGACCAGCAAACTCAAACGATAAGGATCACACCGGCAGGTGATCCGAAACGGGGTATACCTAACTGGTGGTATGTAAGAATTGATGGAATTAATACGACCATTCCACTTGTGCTGGAGGTAGAGGTGCGCGAGGACCTGATACCGGATGAACTTACCGGACAGGGCAAAAAGACGTCTCCAGGATGGACATGGCCCGCCCAGGCTGCACTATCCCTTGATGGAAAAACATGGAAGCAAACGGCAGAAGGTCAAAAAATAAACAACCGGATGGTTTACCAGGTACAACCAGCTACCGGCACTTTATGGCTGGCATGGGGCCCGCCTTTTACGCCAACTGACGCACTGAATTTTGTTAACCGTATCTCCCAAACCTATTCGTTTGCTAAAGCCTTTATCCTTGGGCGGTCGCTGGAGGGAAGGCAGGTGCCTGCATTGCAGATTGCAGAAGGCAGTAAGCCCGCTGATCAGCGGCCTGCCATTTGGATAAGTGCCCGCCATCATGCCTGGGAATGCGGCGGCTCATGGGTAGGTACAGGCCTGGCAGAATGGCTGGTAAGCGATAACCAGCAGGCAAGATGGCTCCGGCAACATGCGGAAATATTTGTGGTCCCGCTGCTGGATGTTGACCATGTAGCTACCGGCGATGGGGGAAAACATGGCGAGCCCCAGGACCATAACCTGGACTGGAGTGATCAACCGCACTGGCCCGAAGTGGCTGCAGCGCAAAAGCGCATACTTGCCCTGGCTAACGAGGGAAGGATGAATATATTCCTGGACCTTCATAATCCGGCGCCAGGCAACAAACAACAAACAGCCTACGTAATAGAAAAAGCTTATATGCCGGAAAAAGCGGATCCCCGGAAACTTCGTTTTGTTGACTTAATGATTGAAGAATTCGGAGGACTGAAACAAAATCCCGCACGGCCGCCAGCAGAAAATCCAGCCTTATTTCACCGGGTAAGCGTTCCCTGGGTGCTGGAACATTCCAATTCCAACACGATAGCCTTCTGTATAGAAACTCCCTGGAATACACCTTCCGGCACCCCGGAAGGATATGGTATAGTGGGGCAAAAATTAGGAAGCGCCGTTGAGAAGCTTTTAAGAGAAGAAGCAGAAAAACAACCATGA
- a CDS encoding B12-binding domain-containing radical SAM protein: MSATVFLLTPPFTQLNTPYPATAYLKGFLNTRQISAFQADLGIEVTLALFSRTGLQELFTRINSNTPTALSENTARIIALQNDYIDTIDDVIHFLQGSNPTLAHRICKRDFLPEASRFAQLEDLDWAFGSMGNQDKAKHLATMYLEDLSDLIRECVDEHFGFSRYAERLGRSANSFDELYAALQKEYTYIDQLLISILQEHLQSVQPKLVAISVPFPGNLYTSLRCGQWVKRNYPQVKVVMGGGFANTELRSLSDPRVFECYDFITLDDGEAPLENLVHHIEGKKTIEELKRTFALVDGQVTYFNNKACTDYKQGQVGTPDYSDFPLNKYISAIEVVNPMHRMWSDGRWNKLTMAHGCYWGKCTFCDISLDYIRLYEPIAASLLCDRMEEIIAQTGQNGFHFVDEAAPPALMRALALEIIRRRLTVSWWTNIRFEKSFTRDLCLLLKRSGCIAVSGGLEVASDRLLELIQKGITVAQVAQVNRNFTEAGIMVHAYLMYGFPTQTAQETVDSLEMIRQMFAAGILQSAFWHLFTMTAHSPVGLAPEQFNVRRESMLVGSFANNDLVHVDETGADHETFSYGLKKSLLNYMHGIGLNEPLQKWFDFKVPKTKVAPDYIAQVLTQDQYTAAKPTTKIVWLGRQPAVEHFTKTKKGNSWEMTALTFQDKKEKYSISVGREQGDWLAGMLEKLSVSNPKTSTLQDVMDSYRAAGFEDFELFWDNKPVNTLHKVGLLKL; encoded by the coding sequence TTGAGTGCTACTGTGTTTTTGCTGACACCGCCTTTTACGCAACTGAATACGCCCTACCCGGCTACCGCTTACCTGAAGGGGTTCCTGAATACCCGGCAGATCAGCGCTTTCCAGGCCGACTTGGGTATTGAGGTGACCCTGGCGCTGTTCAGCCGTACCGGATTGCAGGAACTATTTACCCGCATCAACAGCAACACCCCTACTGCACTATCTGAGAATACTGCCCGCATCATCGCCCTGCAAAACGATTATATTGATACCATTGATGATGTAATCCACTTTTTACAGGGCAGCAACCCTACCCTCGCCCACCGCATCTGCAAACGTGATTTCCTGCCCGAAGCCAGCCGTTTTGCCCAATTGGAAGACCTGGACTGGGCTTTCGGCTCTATGGGCAACCAGGACAAGGCCAAGCACCTCGCCACGATGTATCTGGAAGACCTCTCCGACCTGATCCGCGAATGTGTGGATGAGCATTTCGGCTTCAGTCGCTATGCAGAACGATTGGGCCGCTCCGCCAACAGTTTTGATGAACTGTATGCCGCCCTGCAAAAAGAGTACACGTATATTGACCAGTTACTGATCAGTATCCTGCAGGAGCACCTGCAATCGGTGCAGCCAAAGCTGGTAGCTATCTCTGTGCCTTTCCCCGGCAATCTGTATACTTCCCTGCGCTGCGGCCAATGGGTGAAACGAAATTATCCGCAAGTGAAGGTGGTCATGGGCGGCGGCTTTGCCAATACAGAGCTGCGATCACTCTCTGATCCCCGCGTATTTGAGTGCTATGATTTTATCACGCTCGATGATGGTGAAGCGCCATTGGAAAACCTGGTACACCATATTGAAGGAAAGAAAACAATAGAAGAACTCAAACGTACTTTCGCCCTGGTTGATGGCCAGGTGACTTATTTCAACAATAAAGCCTGTACTGATTATAAACAAGGCCAGGTAGGTACGCCTGACTACAGTGACTTCCCGCTGAATAAATACATCTCTGCCATTGAAGTGGTGAACCCCATGCACCGCATGTGGAGCGATGGCCGCTGGAATAAGCTCACGATGGCACATGGTTGTTACTGGGGCAAATGCACCTTCTGCGATATTTCGCTCGATTATATCCGGCTGTATGAACCCATCGCTGCTTCCCTGCTCTGCGACCGCATGGAGGAGATCATTGCGCAAACGGGCCAAAACGGTTTTCACTTTGTAGATGAGGCCGCGCCACCGGCGCTGATGCGTGCGCTGGCATTGGAGATCATCCGCCGCAGGCTTACCGTAAGCTGGTGGACGAATATCCGGTTTGAAAAGAGCTTTACCCGCGACCTGTGCCTGCTGCTGAAACGAAGTGGCTGCATTGCTGTATCGGGCGGACTGGAAGTGGCCAGCGACCGTCTGCTGGAGCTGATACAAAAAGGGATTACCGTAGCGCAGGTAGCGCAGGTGAACCGCAACTTTACAGAGGCAGGTATTATGGTACACGCCTACCTCATGTACGGCTTTCCCACGCAAACGGCCCAGGAAACGGTTGACTCCCTCGAAATGATCCGGCAAATGTTTGCCGCCGGCATCCTGCAATCAGCCTTCTGGCACCTGTTTACCATGACGGCACATAGTCCTGTTGGCTTAGCGCCGGAGCAATTCAATGTTCGCCGGGAAAGTATGCTGGTGGGCAGCTTTGCCAATAATGACCTGGTGCATGTTGATGAAACCGGGGCCGACCATGAGACCTTCAGTTATGGACTGAAGAAATCATTGCTGAATTATATGCACGGCATCGGGCTGAATGAACCCCTGCAAAAGTGGTTTGATTTTAAGGTACCCAAAACAAAAGTAGCGCCTGACTACATTGCCCAGGTGCTCACACAGGATCAATACACAGCGGCCAAGCCCACTACCAAGATCGTATGGCTGGGCCGTCAACCCGCTGTAGAGCATTTCACCAAAACGAAGAAAGGCAATAGCTGGGAAATGACGGCCCTCACCTTCCAGGACAAGAAAGAAAAGTACAGCATCAGTGTAGGCCGTGAACAGGGCGACTGGCTGGCCGGCATGCTGGAAAAGTTATCTGTGTCCAATCCCAAAACATCCACGCTACAGGATGTGATGGACAGCTACCGCGCCGCCGGCTTCGAAGACTTCGAACTGTTCTGGGACAATAAGCCAGTGAATACGTTGCATAAGGTGGGGTTGTTGAAGTTGTAG
- a CDS encoding carboxypeptidase-like regulatory domain-containing protein, with amino-acid sequence MLKRLFIIALFCYLSCEALAQPQRFSGTVRDTAGIALSNASVLLKYTLNNEDKVLYALSDSAGRFSFTFTAAFTHPVLEITMLGFKKHVAPINLYKDEVEIRLSAAGSLLPSVVVTNNFGIRVNGDTTTFSISRFSNKNEQSVEDLLKKIPGFDVDNDGNIKFNGRLIEKVLIEGDDLYGSDFKMLTRNLSPDAVEQVQAIDNYNDNPLLKGLVNTNKQVLNLKLKKKVLLSGNTDLGGGVPGGKYDNRINLLSITPAAKITVLGNMNNIGVSPFSFTASDKPDPVSMSRSFETTAEKITPIAASAELNYQGIDAKRSNINNAKIINAGFLVRPVKDLSIKGGMYLIGEKTIQQQWRDITYLTNTPAVHFTESTALNKQQSFSAARLEMSYMRRNKQLFEYDFKYERGSIDHRADMLLSSGNLFTTLATDKIHVENRFHYTNRFSSNTALDAEILYNRNKVPQHLYITPLTYAAEIGFHPDTIHSLRQESNFPLQQLSVNTHLAGAANNWNYTLNLGYNHFNRDFNTGIYGIDSTGNALPAGKPYMTDYLMRDQSIFTTLSLRYKTGNIKFDGSSTLTKGKYEWAVTASNYTLFKHRFTTSYQFKKGGALNAIYTWQRELPAAFDLVPAWWMAGYRNLRKGASQFSPATGHIFSLNYALSDFFKRQLLAYCGVVYTIKGERYIEDILSTARYQKTETIPYAFTNRYFIAYARLEKYIRPFSGNLILDVNSTWGNYLNRSNAIDNYIRFNTSDIKLGFKSVWTGVNILVQSNLKLRRQTMNSNQFKKTNNNLYQENRVSLYYMPGQRLNVECKAEYYVMPNGNTHQSYLFLDFNVQYALIKDKLVLNGIGSNLSNVHALTFNTITPTQVSTQRYNLLERYFMIKVHYAF; translated from the coding sequence ATGCTGAAGCGCCTGTTCATCATCGCCCTCTTTTGCTACCTGTCCTGTGAAGCACTGGCACAGCCTCAACGCTTTTCCGGGACAGTCAGGGACACTGCCGGCATAGCCCTGTCCAACGCCAGCGTGTTGCTGAAATATACCCTGAACAATGAAGACAAGGTGCTCTACGCTTTATCAGACAGCGCCGGCCGCTTTTCCTTTACATTCACGGCCGCTTTTACCCACCCGGTGCTGGAAATTACCATGCTTGGTTTTAAAAAGCATGTAGCTCCTATCAACCTGTACAAAGACGAAGTGGAGATCAGGCTCTCTGCAGCCGGCAGCCTACTGCCCAGCGTAGTGGTCACCAATAATTTCGGCATACGGGTAAATGGAGACACCACCACCTTTTCTATCAGCCGGTTCAGCAATAAAAATGAACAGAGTGTGGAAGACCTGCTGAAAAAAATACCGGGGTTTGATGTAGACAATGATGGCAATATTAAATTCAATGGCCGCCTGATTGAAAAAGTACTGATTGAAGGAGACGACCTGTATGGGAGCGACTTCAAAATGCTGACACGCAATCTTTCGCCGGATGCTGTAGAACAGGTACAGGCTATTGACAATTACAATGACAATCCTTTGCTGAAAGGACTCGTGAATACCAACAAACAGGTGCTGAACCTGAAGCTCAAAAAAAAGGTATTGCTGAGCGGGAATACGGATCTCGGAGGGGGCGTGCCGGGAGGGAAATACGACAACCGGATCAACCTCTTATCGATTACGCCGGCGGCGAAAATCACCGTACTGGGCAACATGAACAATATTGGCGTAAGCCCTTTCTCCTTTACAGCCAGCGACAAACCCGACCCCGTAAGCATGAGCCGCAGTTTTGAAACAACGGCAGAAAAAATAACCCCCATTGCAGCCAGCGCCGAACTGAACTACCAGGGGATAGATGCCAAACGCAGCAATATCAACAACGCAAAGATCATCAACGCCGGCTTCCTGGTCCGCCCGGTCAAAGACCTCTCCATCAAAGGGGGGATGTACCTGATAGGAGAAAAGACCATACAGCAACAGTGGCGCGACATTACTTATCTGACCAATACGCCGGCAGTACATTTCACAGAATCCACCGCCCTGAACAAGCAACAATCATTCAGTGCCGCCAGGCTGGAAATGTCTTATATGCGGCGCAACAAGCAGTTGTTTGAGTATGATTTCAAATACGAGCGCGGTTCCATTGACCACCGTGCAGACATGTTGCTAAGCAGCGGTAATCTTTTCACCACGCTGGCTACCGACAAAATACATGTAGAAAACCGCTTTCACTATACCAACCGGTTCTCTTCCAATACGGCGCTGGACGCGGAGATCCTGTACAACCGGAACAAGGTACCGCAGCATCTCTACATCACACCATTGACCTATGCGGCTGAAATAGGGTTTCACCCCGATACCATTCATTCCCTGCGCCAGGAAAGCAATTTTCCTTTGCAACAGCTTTCCGTGAACACGCATCTTGCAGGCGCGGCTAACAACTGGAACTATACCCTCAACCTCGGCTATAACCACTTCAACAGGGATTTTAATACCGGTATCTATGGCATCGATAGTACGGGCAACGCGCTCCCCGCCGGCAAGCCTTATATGACAGACTATCTTATGCGTGACCAGTCTATCTTCACAACACTCTCTCTGCGATATAAAACCGGCAACATTAAATTTGATGGCAGCAGTACCCTTACAAAAGGGAAATACGAATGGGCCGTTACAGCCAGCAACTATACCTTATTCAAACACCGTTTTACCACCTCGTATCAATTTAAAAAGGGAGGCGCCCTCAATGCCATCTATACCTGGCAAAGAGAACTGCCGGCCGCTTTCGATCTTGTGCCTGCCTGGTGGATGGCCGGCTACCGCAACCTCCGCAAAGGCGCCAGCCAGTTTTCACCTGCTACCGGGCATATCTTTAGCCTCAACTATGCGCTTTCGGATTTCTTCAAAAGACAATTACTCGCCTATTGTGGTGTAGTATACACGATAAAGGGGGAAAGATATATAGAAGACATTCTCTCTACGGCCAGGTATCAAAAAACAGAAACAATACCTTATGCATTTACCAATAGGTATTTTATTGCCTATGCCAGGCTGGAAAAATACATCCGGCCCTTCAGCGGCAACCTGATACTGGATGTAAACAGTACATGGGGCAATTACCTGAACAGGAGTAATGCAATCGACAACTATATCCGTTTTAATACCAGCGATATAAAACTGGGTTTTAAATCCGTATGGACAGGCGTCAACATACTGGTACAGTCGAATCTAAAACTCCGCCGTCAGACAATGAACAGCAACCAGTTTAAAAAGACCAACAACAACCTGTACCAGGAAAACAGGGTCAGCCTGTATTACATGCCAGGGCAACGGTTAAATGTCGAATGCAAAGCAGAATATTACGTCATGCCCAACGGAAACACACATCAATCATACCTTTTCCTCGATTTCAACGTGCAATACGCCCTCATCAAAGACAAGCTCGTATTGAATGGCATCGGAAGCAATCTTTCCAACGTCCATGCCCTTACCTTCAACACCATTACACCTACGCAGGTTTCTACCCAAAGGTATAACCTGCTGGAACGCTACTTCATGATAAAGGTCCATTACGCTTTTTAG
- a CDS encoding PRC-barrel domain-containing protein, producing MRKSIMLLVAVLAIGVSTLAKTSVQPVILTQESKETLKDRILAELSLDAKAPNVVINFHEGKPASLANNQATSVKVLRKVKPDTCIDIWIFEWDIYDENGEYVGTVVEIWIIEYDCPQEPQP from the coding sequence ATGAGAAAATCTATTATGCTCCTGGTAGCCGTATTGGCCATCGGGGTGTCCACATTGGCCAAAACAAGTGTTCAACCGGTCATTTTAACACAGGAATCAAAAGAAACCCTCAAAGACCGTATCCTTGCTGAACTCTCCCTCGATGCCAAGGCGCCTAATGTTGTTATCAACTTCCATGAAGGCAAACCCGCATCATTGGCCAATAACCAGGCAACATCAGTGAAGGTGTTGCGCAAGGTAAAGCCGGATACTTGTATAGACATCTGGATATTTGAATGGGATATCTATGATGAAAACGGCGAGTACGTTGGTACCGTAGTAGAAATCTGGATCATCGAATACGACTGCCCTCAAGAGCCGCAACCCTAA
- a CDS encoding GLPGLI family protein, with amino-acid sequence MKVSSGVTYALMAMLFSFPALSQPADTAMGKIVYQEQLAYSGDSNTTGLTYFTKTMFLYIGRSTAIYQSGISDYKASEKVFYQGIDSNQVDKNAVAKQVEERLAGVALPATGTQFLKNYNSDLLTIHQTAFGEEFLISDTLAPIKWNITAETKNIASFECRKATGIFRGRNYTAWFTTDIPVSAGPWKLGGLPGLILQAEDDKHQVAFTAVKISLPSPEKLLLANHFTGKKVSREQFRKFTAQKQEDRQKMAAANTMPGVRLNVSTRKIVALELDLAL; translated from the coding sequence ATGAAAGTAAGCTCAGGTGTTACTTATGCCTTAATGGCTATGTTATTCTCCTTTCCTGCTTTATCACAGCCTGCCGATACCGCCATGGGCAAAATCGTTTACCAGGAACAACTTGCCTACAGTGGTGATTCCAATACAACCGGCCTTACGTATTTTACCAAAACCATGTTCCTGTACATTGGCCGGTCAACCGCCATCTATCAATCCGGGATAAGCGATTACAAAGCATCCGAAAAGGTATTTTACCAGGGAATTGACTCCAACCAGGTAGACAAGAATGCAGTGGCCAAACAGGTAGAAGAACGGCTGGCCGGTGTGGCCCTTCCGGCAACAGGCACGCAGTTCTTAAAAAACTACAACAGCGACCTGCTTACCATTCATCAAACGGCTTTCGGAGAGGAATTCCTGATCTCAGATACCCTGGCGCCCATCAAATGGAACATTACGGCCGAAACCAAAAACATTGCCTCCTTTGAATGCCGTAAAGCTACCGGCATTTTCAGGGGAAGGAATTATACAGCCTGGTTTACCACAGACATACCTGTTAGTGCAGGACCCTGGAAACTGGGCGGGCTGCCGGGCCTTATATTGCAGGCAGAAGACGACAAGCACCAGGTAGCTTTTACGGCCGTCAAAATCAGCCTGCCTTCTCCTGAAAAACTGTTGCTGGCCAACCACTTCACCGGCAAAAAAGTGTCGAGGGAACAATTCAGGAAATTCACTGCACAAAAGCAGGAAGACCGGCAAAAAATGGCGGCTGCCAACACCATGCCCGGGGTCAGGCTTAATGTATCCACCCGGAAGATTGTAGCCCTTGAACTAGACCTGGCTCTCTGA
- a CDS encoding DinB family protein, producing MSTSKWFGRKFDFSFGPDEYTSIYQRLQQAPDILAQLLTSIPEHILTHQPDGKWSVKEHTGHLSVLEPLWRTRMHDILEQKPVLTATDLENKATSEAGFNKDAITALLEKFLAERRATIELLDSINVPGNGQTSMHPRLQQPMRIIDIAYFTAEHDDHHIAVIQELVKGR from the coding sequence ATGAGTACCTCAAAATGGTTCGGGCGGAAGTTTGATTTCAGCTTTGGCCCGGATGAATATACCTCCATTTATCAACGCCTCCAACAGGCGCCGGATATCCTGGCACAACTGTTAACCAGTATACCAGAACACATTCTGACGCATCAGCCGGATGGTAAATGGTCTGTGAAAGAGCATACAGGGCACCTTTCCGTGCTGGAGCCTCTATGGCGTACCCGCATGCACGATATACTGGAACAAAAACCGGTGTTGACTGCTACAGACCTTGAAAACAAAGCAACGTCTGAAGCCGGTTTTAATAAAGACGCTATTACAGCGCTGCTCGAAAAATTCCTTGCAGAAAGAAGGGCCACTATAGAACTCCTGGATAGCATCAATGTGCCGGGCAACGGCCAAACAAGCATGCATCCCCGCTTACAGCAGCCCATGCGCATCATTGATATAGCGTATTTCACCGCAGAGCATGATGACCATCATATTGCAGTTATACAGGAACTTGTTAAAGGAAGATAA
- a CDS encoding aminotransferase class V-fold PLP-dependent enzyme, with product MYFTNMLIMEVKPFTEAEIQAFRADTKGTAERIHLNNAGAALPPDIVVNAMVDFLREEALYGGYETEAKYRTQLDHTHTLIAQLIQAHPDEIALVENASAAWDIAFNGLDFKQGDEVITSEMEYASNVLGLLNAQKLYGIVIKMIPNDAEGNFPVSALEAAITARTKLIAVTHIPSTAGNVLPAAEIGEVARKHNIVYLLDACQSVGQMPVDVQAIGCDMLAVTGRKYLRGPRGSGFLYVRRQMLDKLKLLFFDGRTVTSMDQQGFVVREDARRFEWYEKNFAVMMGLQKAVEYALNIDVERIWQRIQQLAFLFRQHLRELEGITVHDQGDELCGIVTFSIAGVPAAEVRAKLAARNMNVNIGFAKSTLYYMNRKGLDGIVRASVHYYNTEEEIEKVCLELRAISQQNAYKTLL from the coding sequence TTGTATTTCACCAACATGCTCATTATGGAAGTAAAGCCCTTTACTGAAGCAGAGATACAAGCATTCAGGGCGGATACCAAAGGCACGGCAGAACGCATTCACCTGAACAACGCGGGCGCCGCTTTGCCGCCGGATATCGTTGTGAATGCCATGGTTGATTTCCTCCGGGAAGAAGCCTTGTACGGCGGTTATGAAACAGAAGCCAAATACCGCACGCAACTGGATCATACGCATACCCTGATTGCGCAACTTATTCAGGCACATCCCGATGAGATAGCCCTGGTGGAGAATGCCAGTGCTGCGTGGGACATTGCTTTTAATGGGTTGGACTTTAAACAGGGCGACGAAGTGATCACTTCTGAAATGGAATATGCTTCCAATGTGCTGGGCTTACTGAATGCACAAAAGCTTTACGGCATTGTCATTAAAATGATCCCCAATGATGCCGAAGGTAATTTCCCGGTAAGCGCATTGGAGGCAGCCATTACTGCCCGGACAAAGTTAATCGCCGTTACGCACATTCCTTCCACAGCCGGGAATGTACTGCCAGCCGCCGAGATAGGTGAGGTGGCCCGGAAACACAATATTGTATATTTATTAGACGCCTGCCAGTCGGTGGGCCAAATGCCGGTAGATGTACAGGCCATAGGCTGCGATATGCTGGCTGTAACAGGACGCAAGTACCTGCGCGGGCCGCGTGGTTCCGGCTTTTTGTATGTACGCCGGCAAATGCTGGATAAGCTAAAACTGTTGTTCTTTGATGGCCGCACCGTTACCAGTATGGATCAGCAGGGATTCGTGGTGCGGGAGGATGCACGGCGTTTTGAATGGTATGAAAAGAACTTTGCAGTGATGATGGGCCTTCAGAAAGCCGTGGAGTATGCGTTGAACATAGACGTAGAACGGATATGGCAACGGATACAGCAATTAGCATTTTTGTTCCGGCAACACCTCCGGGAATTGGAGGGTATTACAGTGCATGACCAGGGCGATGAACTTTGTGGCATCGTCACCTTTTCAATAGCCGGTGTACCGGCAGCGGAAGTCAGGGCAAAACTGGCGGCCAGGAATATGAACGTCAATATCGGCTTTGCCAAATCCACGCTCTATTACATGAATCGGAAAGGGTTGGATGGTATCGTACGGGCATCCGTTCATTATTACAATACGGAAGAAGAAATAGAAAAGGTTTGCCTCGAATTGCGTGCAATAAGTCAACAGAACGCTTATAAAACACTATTATGA